AACTGATTATCCTTTTGTTTCAGCGGCAATGGTTTCGATGGTTTCCACCAGCGAATGCCAGCTGTATTTTTGCTTCTCCATACGCAGGGCAGGGAGAAAATATTGTTCTCCCTTGTTAAAATATTCACTGATGGCTGCGGCGATGGCTTTGGGCTCAGGCTCGCAGACCAGTCCAACCTTATCATGCGGCACCAGTGATGGCAGTCCGCCTACATTGGTCACCACCATCGGCACTTCAAAGTGATAGGCCAGTGGCGTTACGCCGCTTTGCGTGGCGTTGCGGTAGGGCTGCACCACTACATCAGCGGCACAAAGGTAATATTTCACTTCACTGTCGGGTATGAATTGCGTGCGCATGATCAGCGAATCCGAAATCCCGAGTTTACTGATCAGCTCATTGTATTCTTTTTCGTCATCATAGAATTCACCCGCCACCATCAGTTTGATGTTGCGGGGATCATTTTTCAGTTCCTTCATGGCTTCCAGCAGGAGGTCCAGCCCCTTGTATTTGCGGATGAACCCGAAGAAGAGTGCGATCTTATCATCTTCCCTCAATCCCAGTTTTTTCCTTGCTTCAGCTTTTGAAATGGGATCGCCGAAATTATCGTACAGGGGATGGGAAGCGAGCCTGGCCGGTTTGGAAGCTTCAAACTGCCGGAGGTCTTTCATCACTTTATCGCTCATCGTTACAAAACCGTCGCAGGCTTTGAGGAAGTAGCGTGTGAAGGGCGTATCGCCGGGACGTTTCTCGTGCGGGATCACATTGTCTGTGATAGCCACGATCCGTGTATGTTTGTTTTTCTTCACCCTTCGCAGGATAGTGCCGAGCGCAGGCCCCATGAAGGGAAGCCAGAAACGGACAACAATCAGATCAGGACGAATATTCTTCAATGTATTCCCGATCTGGATCCAGTTGGGGGGATAGATGGAATTGATCACGGAAAAGATCTCGATGCCTTCCGGCGCAGGTTCCGTGGTAAATTGACTGGTGCCGGGAAAGAGAATGGAAGGGTATTGTAAAGAGAAAGAATAGATACTGCAATCATATCCTTCGGCTGCGAATTGTTTGCAGAGGCGATGGTCAAAAGTGCTGAGGCCGCCGCGGAGCGGGTGAGCCGGGCCGATGATCACTACTTGCTTTGCCATTACTCAACCCCCAGTTTCTGTTCTATTAGATAAGCATTCCTGCCAGGCGCATTGCGGGCAATGAGTTCGCCGAGAAAGCCTGCCAGGAACAGTTGTGTGCCCATGATCATGGTGGCGAGCGCGATATAGAAAGGCGGCCTGTTCACCAGACTGTTGGCGGGATCATAGATCCTTGCAATGATCAGGTACATCGTCATCACAAATCCAACCAGGAAGCAGAGCGTGCCGATCAGTCCGAAAAAGTGCATCGGACGTTTGCCGTATTTGCTCACGAACATGATACTGGCCAGGTCGAGAAAGCCATTCACGAACCTTTCCCACCCGAATTTGGTAGTGCCGTATTTGCGGGCGCGATGTTCCACCACTTTCTCGCCGATCTTACGGAAGCCGGCCCATTTGGCCAGCACAGGAATATAGCGGTGCATTTCGCCGTACACTTCCACACTCTTCACTACTTTCTTTCTGTAGGATTTGAGCCCGCAGTTGAAATCGTGCAGGTTTATTTTGGAAGCCTTACGGGTTGCCCAGTTGAAGAATTTGGAGGGAATATTCTTGGTGAGGGTATTGTCGAAGCGTTTTTTCTTCCATCCGCTCACCATATCGAATCCGTCTTCCACAATCATGCGGCGGAGTTCCGGGATCTCATCCGGACTATCCTGCAGATCAGCGTCCATCGTGATCACCACATCGCCACTGGCGGCTTTGAAGCCTTCATTGAGGGCAGCGGATTTTCCATAATTGCGCTGGAAACGGATGCCTTTGATATTGGGATTGGCAGCGCGGAGTTTTTCCACAACAGACCAGGAATCGTCCGTGCTGCCATCGTCTATTAATATGATCTCGTAAGAGAGTTTGTTGGCGTTCACCACGCGTTCTATCCATGCGCACAATTCAGGCAGGGACTCATCTTCATTGAACAAAGGAACTACGATGGTAACATCCATACTATTGTTATTCTTTAAATGCATTGTCAAATGGCGGCCTGTTCTTTTTGATAATGGCTGCGATGACCAGTGAAATCAGGCAGAAAAGGATACACATCGTTCCATATCCGAGCAGCATTTTGGCGAAGGTATAATTATCGGCGCTGGCTGCTCCTTCCATAGCTTTTTCGATATCACTGTCCGGTGCGCCAAGCCTTCTCATTATTCCCTCCAGCTTCTCCATTGTAGCCTGCGCCATCTGGTCACGGAAACCGGGGTCAATATAATTCAATAATACAAAATTGAAAATAGTAGACAACAGGAATGCGAGTACGAAGGTGAGGAAGACAGTTTTGAGAGCTTCCGCAAAACTCAGATAACCTCCCTGCAATTTCTTTTGTTTGAGACCGGCCAGGACAGCAATGAAAATGATGATGCCATAAACGAGAAAGGCAAGACCAAAGTTCATGAAAGCCTGTATCCCTACCAGGTATAGACAGAGGGTATACACGATCATGGCGATGCCGCCGATAAGGCCATAAGTAAGTCCTACGTTTGATTTAGCGGTTGTTCCGGTTGGTGATGTCATCACTAAAGTTTTAAAGTGAATGGAGTGATGCATGATCTCCGTTGATCACGCCGAGCACTTTACCTGGCAGGGTCATTCCTGAATAGGCCGAGTTGCGTGAGCGGGAGCGGAAGAACGCATCATTGACAGTAATATGTGCCGCGGCATCCCAAATTGTTACATGCGCAGATGCATCTTTTTGGA
This portion of the Pseudobacter ginsenosidimutans genome encodes:
- a CDS encoding glycosyltransferase, yielding MAKQVVIIGPAHPLRGGLSTFDHRLCKQFAAEGYDCSIYSFSLQYPSILFPGTSQFTTEPAPEGIEIFSVINSIYPPNWIQIGNTLKNIRPDLIVVRFWLPFMGPALGTILRRVKKNKHTRIVAITDNVIPHEKRPGDTPFTRYFLKACDGFVTMSDKVMKDLRQFEASKPARLASHPLYDNFGDPISKAEARKKLGLREDDKIALFFGFIRKYKGLDLLLEAMKELKNDPRNIKLMVAGEFYDDEKEYNELISKLGISDSLIMRTQFIPDSEVKYYLCAADVVVQPYRNATQSGVTPLAYHFEVPMVVTNVGGLPSLVPHDKVGLVCEPEPKAIAAAISEYFNKGEQYFLPALRMEKQKYSWHSLVETIETIAAETKG
- a CDS encoding glycosyltransferase family 2 protein is translated as MDVTIVVPLFNEDESLPELCAWIERVVNANKLSYEIILIDDGSTDDSWSVVEKLRAANPNIKGIRFQRNYGKSAALNEGFKAASGDVVITMDADLQDSPDEIPELRRMIVEDGFDMVSGWKKKRFDNTLTKNIPSKFFNWATRKASKINLHDFNCGLKSYRKKVVKSVEVYGEMHRYIPVLAKWAGFRKIGEKVVEHRARKYGTTKFGWERFVNGFLDLASIMFVSKYGKRPMHFFGLIGTLCFLVGFVMTMYLIIARIYDPANSLVNRPPFYIALATMIMGTQLFLAGFLGELIARNAPGRNAYLIEQKLGVE
- a CDS encoding DUF4199 domain-containing protein — translated: MTSPTGTTAKSNVGLTYGLIGGIAMIVYTLCLYLVGIQAFMNFGLAFLVYGIIIFIAVLAGLKQKKLQGGYLSFAEALKTVFLTFVLAFLLSTIFNFVLLNYIDPGFRDQMAQATMEKLEGIMRRLGAPDSDIEKAMEGAASADNYTFAKMLLGYGTMCILFCLISLVIAAIIKKNRPPFDNAFKE